The following proteins are co-located in the Pseudomonas sp. DY-1 genome:
- a CDS encoding MDR family oxidoreductase, translating to MFDAILIEKDEAGYRARNTKLDEAQLPEGDVTVRVAYSTLNYKDGLAITGKSPVVRQFPMVPGIDLAGTVESSSHPDYQVGDAVVLNGWGVGETHWGGLAQKARLKGDWLIPLPSAFTPRQAMAIGTAGYTAMLCLLALERHGLKPGQGDVLVTGANGGVGSFSIALLARLGYRVVAATGRTSEVDYLKGLGAAEIIDRAELCEPGRPLAKERWVAAIDSVGSHTLANVCAGLRADGAVAACGLAQGMDFPASVAPFILRGVSLLGINSVTRPRAERIEAWDRLARDLDIAQLDAITREIGLGDAIAVADDLLAGKVRGRVVVNVNA from the coding sequence ATGTTCGACGCAATCCTGATCGAGAAAGACGAGGCCGGTTACCGCGCCCGCAATACCAAACTGGATGAAGCGCAGTTGCCGGAAGGCGACGTCACGGTTCGCGTGGCCTACAGCACCCTGAACTACAAGGATGGGTTGGCCATTACCGGCAAGAGCCCGGTGGTACGGCAGTTCCCCATGGTGCCGGGCATCGACCTGGCCGGCACGGTAGAGAGCAGCAGCCACCCGGACTACCAGGTGGGCGACGCGGTCGTGCTCAATGGCTGGGGCGTGGGCGAAACCCATTGGGGCGGACTGGCGCAGAAGGCCCGCCTGAAAGGTGACTGGCTGATCCCACTGCCCAGCGCCTTCACCCCGCGCCAGGCCATGGCCATCGGCACTGCCGGCTACACCGCCATGCTCTGCCTGCTGGCACTGGAGCGCCACGGCCTGAAACCCGGCCAGGGTGATGTGTTGGTCACCGGCGCCAACGGCGGCGTGGGCAGTTTTTCCATCGCACTGCTTGCTCGCCTCGGTTACCGCGTTGTCGCGGCCACCGGCCGTACCAGTGAAGTGGATTATCTGAAGGGCCTGGGTGCTGCCGAAATCATCGACCGCGCGGAGCTGTGCGAACCAGGTCGCCCGCTGGCCAAGGAACGCTGGGTCGCCGCCATTGATTCGGTGGGCAGCCATACCCTCGCCAACGTCTGCGCCGGACTCCGTGCCGACGGTGCTGTTGCCGCCTGTGGCTTGGCCCAGGGCATGGATTTCCCCGCCAGCGTGGCACCGTTCATCCTGCGTGGCGTGAGCCTGCTGGGCATCAATAGCGTCACCCGCCCACGCGCCGAGCGCATCGAAGCCTGGGACCGACTGGCACGGGACCTGGATATCGCCCAGCTGGACGCCATCACCCGCGAGATCGGCCTGGGCGATGCCATCGCCGTGGCAGACGACCTGCTGGCCGGCAAGGTGCGCGGCCGGGTGGTGGTTAACGTCAACGCCTGA
- a CDS encoding Rrf2 family transcriptional regulator, whose translation MALYSAGVEYGIHCLLYLADEKGDGREASVRTLAELQGVPPELLAKVFTRLARAGLVAATEGVRGGFRLARPADQISVLDIVRAIDGEKQIFECRGVRERCAIFGSDCPAPNWAVADPCSIHAVMQQAQKRMEEALAQQTVLDLVRRVARKAPPEFGEQVLRWMNDRHDGKVEIGPL comes from the coding sequence ATGGCTTTGTACAGTGCAGGCGTGGAGTACGGCATCCATTGCCTCCTCTACCTGGCGGACGAAAAAGGCGACGGTCGCGAAGCCAGCGTGCGCACCCTGGCCGAATTGCAAGGCGTACCACCGGAATTGCTGGCCAAGGTATTCACCCGCCTGGCGCGAGCGGGCCTGGTGGCAGCAACCGAAGGCGTGCGCGGCGGTTTCCGCCTGGCACGGCCTGCCGACCAGATCAGCGTGCTGGATATCGTCCGCGCCATCGATGGCGAAAAGCAGATCTTCGAATGCCGGGGCGTGCGCGAGCGTTGCGCCATCTTCGGGAGTGACTGCCCGGCGCCGAACTGGGCCGTTGCCGACCCCTGCTCCATCCACGCCGTGATGCAGCAGGCGCAGAAACGCATGGAAGAAGCCCTCGCCCAGCAAACCGTGCTCGACCTGGTGCGTCGCGTCGCACGCAAGGCTCCGCCCGAATTCGGCGAACAGGTACTGCGCTGGATGAACGACCGTCACGACGGCAAGGTGGAAATCGGACCGCTCTGA
- a CDS encoding TetR/AcrR family transcriptional regulator — MTDTPPKPRRGRPPKVDRDFADTRAALIRCGMEILTEQGFMSTGIDAVLKRVGVPKGSFYHYFDSKEAFGQAVLQSYAGYFAHKLDRYLLQEDVPPLQRLDNFVEDAKAGMLRHQFCRGCLVGNLGQEVAILPEGFRLELEAILCSWQDRLAQCLREARAAGELSAKADCDGLAAFFWIGWEGAVLRARLTRDNVPLDVFFKGFLAGLPR, encoded by the coding sequence ATGACCGACACTCCACCCAAACCCCGCCGCGGCCGGCCGCCCAAGGTCGACCGCGACTTCGCCGATACCCGTGCCGCGCTGATTCGCTGCGGCATGGAGATCCTGACCGAGCAGGGATTCATGTCCACTGGTATCGACGCGGTGCTCAAACGCGTGGGTGTGCCGAAGGGCTCGTTCTATCACTACTTCGACAGCAAGGAAGCCTTCGGGCAGGCGGTGCTGCAGAGCTATGCCGGCTACTTCGCCCACAAGCTCGATCGCTACCTGCTGCAAGAGGACGTGCCCCCGCTGCAACGCCTCGACAACTTCGTCGAAGATGCCAAGGCCGGCATGCTCCGCCACCAGTTCTGCCGAGGTTGCCTGGTGGGCAACCTTGGCCAGGAAGTGGCCATCCTGCCGGAGGGTTTCCGCCTGGAACTGGAGGCCATCCTGTGCAGTTGGCAGGACCGCCTGGCCCAATGCCTGCGCGAAGCCCGTGCGGCTGGTGAGTTGTCGGCGAAGGCGGACTGCGACGGGCTTGCGGCATTCTTCTGGATCGGCTGGGAAGGTGCTGTGTTGCGTGCCCGGCTGACGCGGGACAACGTTCCGCTGGATGTTTTCTTCAAAGGTTTTTTAGCCGGACTGCCGCGCTAG